A segment of the Arachis hypogaea cultivar Tifrunner chromosome 5, arahy.Tifrunner.gnm2.J5K5, whole genome shotgun sequence genome:
TAATGGTTGAGTTTTGATTATGAGTGTCAGGTCAAGCAGTAAGTTTTTTAAACTTCCAACTTTTCTTTAATCACAAGTATTCATGATCTGCCATACTCTCATTATAGACAGCTTAATCTTGTTATATAAGAAACTTCAGCttcaagaatgttaaatatgttgttcCATTATTCATCTATATCATTATTTTGCATCTAAATCTTTATCCTAGGCCATTTGATTAGACATTCATTCATCCTATTCTCAATTATTAAACTAAAGCTTGTTTTCCAATCATATTCTTGTTGAATTGGTCACTTCTCTGGGTTCAACACTTGCTATTCAACACTTGCAGATCCAAACTTGGCTCCAAGGTACTTAATCCTTTATGATTGTTGTTAGAATACAGAGTCTTTGAAATTTAGTTCCcaataaattaaactttgattggatGTTGTTTTCATATAATTCAGTTCTAAATTTGTTAGAATCTCACAGTTGgagattatttttcttttaatatttttcctcctattttaatatttttcaactGGTTGTAATTGAGATTTGAGGGTGGTACCAGTTCTTAAGAAAAATAACAGTCTTTGACTATACATTGATTGCGGGACAACAATTTATTTCGTTGTTAAAATATGCATTTAAGTTAATGTGCTAAATTGTTCTAACTAGATGAgtattcaatttttaaatatacttGATAATGGTTGATTGTTGGTTAAATGCTTGAATTTGATAATGGTTGAGTTTTGAATATACTTCATAATGGTTGAGTTTTGATTATGACTGAATACTTGCTGTTTTTTGTATGATTTGCTAATGGTTGAAAAACCTAGTTCATATAAACAATTTacattttacttttatttcagGAAATATGAATTCTGAAACTGTGAGTAACCTTGTTACCACTGGAGTTGGTTCTGAGGCTGCTCCGGTCGAGGTTGATGAACCTAGTTCGAAAAGGCTGAGACCAGCAACCTctgatgtttggaattttttcaaAAAGCTCGGTCCAGATAAGGATGGAGTAGAACGTGCTGAGTGtaaaggatgcaagaaagtgtttAAAGCTGGAGGTAAGCGATATGGCACTTCTACTATAAAACGGCATCTTGATAGTTGTACTCAAATTAAGCATGAAGATATTGGTCAGACTATAGCAGAATTGCAACTTAAAATGGGTTCACTTAAGATTGATTCAGGAGTGGCTAGAGATATGTTTGATGGGTATGTAGTTGCTGGGGATAAGCCTTTTAATATGGTTGATGATAGGAGATTTAGAAATTGGGTGAAATATATTAGTCCAACTTTGAAACTTCCTTCTAAGAATACGGTTAAAGCTGACATAGTGAAAGTTTACAAGAGAGAAGCtgcgaaacttaaaaaaattttagtttccaTTCCAAATAGAATTTGCTTAACATCTGATCTTTGGACTTCCAGTaccaatgaggggtttatatgttTGACTGCACATTTTGTTGATGAGAACTGGAAATTACAGAGTAAAATTCTCAATTTTTGTCATATGCCTCCTCCTCACACAGGATTTGAATTGTCTTCTAAAATCTTTACGCTTTTGACTGAGTGGAAAgttgataaaaagattttttccaTTACTTTGGATAATGCTTCTTCTAATGATACTTGTGTTGAACACTTGAAAAGTACTTTGGATGTGCATGGTTCATTGTTGTGTGGTGGTGAATTCTTTCATGTTCGTTGCTCTGctcatattttaaatcttattgtCCAAGATGGAATGAAAATATGTGGTGATGCAGTGTCTAAGATTAGAGAGGGTATTAAGTTTCTGAGAAAATCTGAAAGTCGAATGGTTAAGTTTAAAGAATGTTTTGAAgatattgagggacttgagtataCGACTGCATTATGTTTAGATGTTCCTACTAGGTGGAATTCACTTTATGCAATGCTTGCAAGTGCTATTCCTTATAAGAAAGCTTTTGAAATGTATAAAGTAAAAGAAGCTGGGTTTAGGGAGTTTTGTCCTTCATCAGATGAGTGGAGAAGAACTGAAAAAATATGTGATTTCTTGTTACCATTTTATGAAACTACCAAGTTGATGTCTGGAACTTCTTACCCAACATCCAACTTGTATTTTTTACAAGTTTGGCAAATCCAGCTGATTTTAATGAATAGTTTGAAGAATGATGAAGTGCTTATAAGGAACATGGGAGAAAAAATGATGATTAAGTTCAATAAATATTGGGAAGAATACAGTGTTGTTCTTGCATTTGGGGCAGTTCTTGATCCTAGATTTAAACTCAACACTTTGGTTCATTGCTATAATGAGATTGATCCTATTAGTGCTAAAGACAAAGTGGAGCTTGTGAAGAGTAAGTTATACAAGCTGTTTGAGGTTTATGATCAAAATTCCTCTACAACTGTAGAGAGTTCTTCCCAACTTTCAAGTAATTTTTCTCAAGCAACATCTTCTGCAATTGGAACTCAACTTATTAAAATTGTTGGTGTAAGTATTTTTATCTACTTGATTatatgtgttttttatttttcatgctttttGATTCATATATTGTTTGTAATGCAAAGGATTTGATGTCCCGTAATCAAGAAGCTGAAGTGAAAAGTGGAAAGAACCAACTGGATATTTATTTGAGTGAGGCAACATTATTTTGTAATGATGCAATCATTGATGTTTTGCAATGGTGGAAAGACAACCATCATCGTTTTCCAACCCTATCACTAATGGCACGAGATTTGTTGAGCATTCCTATTACTACTGTGGCTTCAGAATTTGCATTTAGCATGGGTTCTCATGTTTTGAATAAGTATAGAAGTCGTTTGTTGTCAGATAATGTTGAAGCGGTGATTTGCACCAGAAATTGGATTCGTGGATATGATGATTTTGGTATATTATATTTATGACATACATACTTGAGTGATTTTGAACATTATTATGTACTATTttgctaatatatttatttacttttttctagAGGAAGATAAAGATCAGGAAGATATTGCAAAAGGAGAAGGCTATTCTTCAGGAGTTGGTTCCAATGATGTTATTGACTtatatgaagatgaagatgaaaattaagtgtattgaattaagtttaatttgctttgaagactatttataattatgtttttggactttggattatatatttattttgtctaTGGGACTATTTATAACTATGACTTGAGTATTTTGGAtaattggattatgtttatttactttgaagactatttatatcctttgaagactatttatatttaatatttgtatttatattgatttaaatagaAGATATTAGATATGTTCTTctaaaaaaaacaattaattaggCGGGCTTAGTCcgatttatattgatttaaatagaagatactttttcttattaaaaaaaaaactaattaggcgggcttagcccgccagcccgccagcccgccattaggcggggcgggctaggattttgggaccgcctgaataggcggggcggggcgggtcaGCCCGCCAGAGAGCGGGCTTccggcggggcggggcggggcgggcttccccgcctgACACCCCtagaagcaaccaaccaccgtaacagagataaggagttttctgggtttagctggctattaccgaaggtttatcaagggcttctCACAGATAgttttgccaatgacaaagttaacccgcaaagacactccatttgtttggactcctgagtgcgaggatagctttcagacattgaagaaaaagttgaccactgcacctgtgttagtgttacctgagccgaatgagccatttgaggtgtattgtgatgccttattgaagggtctagggtgcgtacTGATGtagcatcgtaatgtggtggcgtatgcctcacgacagttgagacctcatgaagttagttaccctacgcatgatttggaactcgctgcagttgtgtttgccttgaaggtgtggaggcattacctctatggggttaagttccaagttttctctgatcataagagcttgaagtacctctttgatcagaaagagcttaatatgagacagagaaggtggatggaattgttgaaggactacgactttgagttgcattaccatccgggaaaggcgaacgtagtggcggatgcgttaagtcggaagtcgttatatgcggcttggatgatgcttcaagaggagaagttgctcaagggatttgagagtctaaaaattggtactcgagaagtatccggaactttgtgtttgagccgattagagatctcaagtgattttaagtccgaactcctaaaggctcatcaaaatgatgaagcgttatggaaggtgttaccggctatggagcaaggaaaacaatggagagtgtcggaagaaaaagatgggttatggagattcaagggtaggatcattgtgccggatgtgggcactttgaggcaagatattttaaaggaggcacacaaaagcggattctccattcacccgggaagtactaagatgtaccatgatttaaaggcaatgttctggtggccgggtatgaagaatgatgtggcggaatatgtttcaaagtgcttaacttgtcaaaaggtgaagattgaacatcaaagaccttccgggatgttgcaacctttagagattccacaatggaagtgggaaagtattgcaatggactttgtgtctggattaccaaggactaggactggttttgatgctatttgggtgattgtggaccgactgacgaagtcggctcactttttgcccattcagatgacttacacccttgaggagctagcacggttatacataaaggagattgtgagacttcatggtgtacctgctactataatctctgatagagatcctcgtttcacttcaaggttttggggtgcatttcagaaagcttttggaacccaattaagcttgagcacggcttaccatcctcaaacagatggtcaatccgagaggacaatccaaacactagaggatatgttgagagcttgtgtgtTGGACCAatcggcgagttgggatcggtatatgccattagtggagtttgcatacaataatagttatcatgcgagcatcggaatggctccgtatgaggccttgtatgggaggaaatgtcaatctccgctatgttggtatgaagtt
Coding sequences within it:
- the LOC112800953 gene encoding zinc finger BED domain-containing protein RICESLEEPER 2-like — encoded protein: MNSETVSNLVTTGVGSEAAPVEVDEPSSKRLRPATSDVWNFFKKLGPDKDGVERAECKGCKKVFKAGVWQIQLILMNSLKNDEVLIRNMGEKMMIKFNKYWEEYSVVLAFGAVLDPRFKLNTLVHCYNEIDPISAKDKVELVKSKLYKLFEVYDQNSSTTVESSSQLSSNFSQATSSAIGTQLIKIVGDLMSRNQEAEVKSGKNQLDIYLSEATLFCNDAIIDVLQWWKDNHHRFPTLSLMARDLLSIPITTVASEFAFSMGSHVLNKYRSRLLSDNVEAVICTRNWIRGYDDFEEDKDQEDIAKGEGYSSGVGSNDVIDLYEDEDEN